A single Methylobacterium sp. 17Sr1-1 DNA region contains:
- a CDS encoding FAD binding domain-containing protein — MDLNSITEVVAPRARAGLPAWRPGDAWLAGGTWLFSEPQEGVSRLVDLPSLGWAPFTVTEAGLRIAATCTIAALDRIELPAAFTAAPLVGLCCRALLGSFKVWNAATVGGNLCLALPAGPMIALAVALDGLALIWTPDGGERTLPVRDLVRGPQETALAPGEILREIVLPAAALRRRAAFRRLSLSPNGRSGALTIATLDPSGAFALTVTAATRRPVRIDRPALPEAGALAAALDAAIPAGLWYDDVHGAPDWRRHVTGLLAEEARAELMGGGA, encoded by the coding sequence ATGGACCTCAACAGCATCACGGAGGTTGTGGCGCCCCGCGCCCGGGCCGGCCTGCCGGCCTGGCGGCCGGGCGATGCCTGGCTCGCCGGCGGAACCTGGCTCTTTTCCGAGCCGCAGGAGGGGGTGAGCCGGCTGGTCGACCTGCCCTCCCTCGGCTGGGCGCCCTTCACGGTCACCGAGGCGGGCCTGCGGATCGCCGCGACCTGCACCATCGCGGCCCTCGACCGGATCGAGCTGCCGGCCGCCTTCACCGCCGCGCCCCTGGTCGGGCTCTGCTGCCGGGCGCTGCTCGGCTCGTTCAAGGTCTGGAACGCCGCGACCGTCGGCGGCAATCTCTGCCTCGCGCTTCCCGCCGGGCCGATGATCGCCCTCGCGGTCGCCCTCGACGGCCTTGCCCTGATCTGGACGCCGGATGGCGGCGAGCGGACCCTGCCCGTCCGCGACCTGGTGCGCGGGCCGCAGGAGACGGCGCTCGCGCCCGGCGAGATCCTGCGGGAGATTGTTTTGCCCGCGGCGGCCTTGCGGCGGCGCGCCGCCTTCCGGCGCCTCTCCCTCAGTCCCAACGGACGCTCCGGCGCGCTCACCATCGCCACCCTGGACCCGTCCGGCGCCTTCGCCCTCACGGTGACGGCCGCGACCCGGCGCCCGGTGCGGATCGACCGTCCCGCCCTGCCGGAGGCCGGGGCGCTGGCGGCGGCGCTCGATGCCGCGATCCCCGCCGGCCTCTGGTACGACGACGTCCACGGGGCGCCGGACTGGCGCCGCCACGTCACCGGGCTCCTCGCCGAGGAGGCCCGGGCCGAGCTCATGGGGGGCGGCGCATGA
- a CDS encoding molybdopterin cofactor-binding domain-containing protein has translation MRLTVNGTVHEAEPRPGQCLRTLLRELGWFGVKKGCDAGDCGACTVHVDGEPLHSCLVPAFRAAERSITTVEGLAGPCAPDSGVPDALHPVQAAFVAAQAFQCGFCTSGMVMTAAALDQGQRRDLPAALKGNLCRCTGYRSIADAIAGIDGVIPQACGHSAPAPASAALVTGRARYTLDLDVPGALHLKVLRSPHAHARVLRIDASAALALPGVVRVLTHADAPDRLFSTARHQNPGDDASDTRVLDPVLRFVGQRVAAVLAESEAAAEAGCRALRVDYAVLPACLDPERALDPDAALVHGARPTGEDAPPLHPHPNLAAEAHGEVGDVAAGLAAAEVVHEGTYTSQRIQHAHLETHAAIGWRDPDGRLVLRSSTQVPFLTRDALCALFDLPREDVRVECGRVGGGFGAKQEMLTEDLVALAVLATGRPVRWELTRAEQFAATTTRHPMRVRVRLGARRDGTLTAIALDVLSNTGAYGNHAGGVLHHGCNEVIAVYRCANKRVDGYAVHTHTLPAGAFRGYGLSQTIFAVESAMDELARALDLDPFELRRRNVIRPGDPMVSTSLEPHDVRYGSYGLDQCLDRVAEALSASPPPGRPGWRTGSGMALSMIDTIPPRGHFAQSRIALGEHGRYALSVGTVEFGNGTSTVHGQIAAEALGTTPDRIALRQGDTDAVGHDTGAYGSTGIVVAGQATLRAADSLAATLRERAAARLGVDPAACRLDGAFAVSGEARVPLADLGPAEAVGHADGTPRSVAFNVQGFQVAVHPGTGEVRILRSVHAADAGRVMNPVQCRGQIEGGVAQALGAALYEDLRVDGEGRVATPSFRTYHIPAIADVPRTEVIFADTHDAIGPLGAKSMSESPFNPVAAALANAIRDATGARLTATPFAPDRIYRQISDATQSGEEEQWT, from the coding sequence ATGAGGCTGACGGTCAACGGAACGGTGCACGAGGCCGAACCCCGCCCCGGGCAATGCCTGCGCACCCTGCTGCGCGAGCTCGGCTGGTTCGGGGTCAAGAAGGGCTGCGACGCCGGCGATTGCGGCGCCTGCACGGTGCATGTCGACGGCGAGCCGCTGCATTCCTGCCTGGTGCCCGCCTTCCGGGCGGCGGAGCGCAGCATCACGACAGTCGAGGGGCTCGCCGGCCCCTGCGCGCCGGATAGCGGCGTGCCCGACGCCCTGCACCCCGTGCAGGCGGCCTTCGTCGCCGCGCAAGCGTTCCAGTGCGGCTTCTGCACCTCCGGGATGGTGATGACGGCGGCGGCCCTCGACCAGGGCCAGCGCCGGGATCTGCCGGCGGCGCTGAAGGGCAACCTCTGCCGCTGCACGGGCTACCGGTCGATCGCCGACGCGATCGCGGGGATCGATGGAGTTATCCCACAGGCCTGCGGGCACAGTGCGCCGGCCCCGGCCAGCGCCGCCCTGGTGACCGGCCGGGCGCGCTACACCCTCGACCTCGACGTGCCCGGCGCCCTGCATCTCAAGGTGCTGCGCTCGCCCCACGCCCATGCCCGCGTCCTGCGCATCGACGCCAGCGCCGCCCTGGCGCTCCCCGGGGTGGTGCGGGTGCTCACCCATGCCGACGCGCCGGACCGGCTCTTCTCCACCGCCCGCCACCAGAACCCCGGCGACGATGCCAGCGACACGAGGGTGCTCGATCCCGTGCTGCGCTTCGTCGGCCAGCGCGTCGCGGCGGTGCTCGCCGAGAGCGAGGCGGCGGCCGAGGCCGGCTGCCGGGCCCTGCGCGTCGACTACGCGGTGCTGCCGGCCTGCCTCGACCCCGAGCGCGCCCTCGACCCCGACGCAGCCCTCGTCCACGGCGCACGCCCGACCGGCGAGGACGCGCCGCCGCTCCACCCCCATCCCAACCTCGCCGCCGAGGCCCATGGCGAGGTCGGCGACGTCGCGGCCGGCCTCGCCGCGGCGGAGGTGGTGCACGAGGGCACCTATACCTCGCAGCGGATCCAGCACGCGCATCTCGAGACCCACGCGGCGATCGGCTGGCGCGATCCGGACGGGCGGCTCGTCCTGCGCTCCAGCACCCAGGTGCCGTTCCTCACCCGCGACGCGCTGTGCGCCCTGTTCGATCTCCCGCGCGAGGACGTCCGGGTCGAGTGCGGCCGGGTCGGCGGCGGCTTCGGGGCTAAGCAGGAGATGCTGACCGAGGACCTGGTGGCGCTCGCCGTGCTGGCGACCGGCCGGCCGGTGCGCTGGGAACTGACCCGCGCCGAGCAGTTCGCCGCCACCACCACCCGCCACCCGATGCGGGTGCGGGTGCGCCTCGGCGCGCGCCGCGACGGCACCCTGACGGCGATCGCCCTCGACGTGCTGTCGAATACCGGCGCCTACGGCAACCATGCCGGCGGCGTGCTGCATCACGGCTGCAACGAGGTGATCGCGGTCTATCGCTGCGCCAACAAGCGGGTCGACGGCTACGCCGTCCACACCCACACCCTGCCGGCCGGGGCGTTTCGCGGCTACGGGCTGAGCCAGACCATCTTCGCGGTCGAATCCGCCATGGACGAGCTCGCTCGGGCGCTCGACCTCGATCCGTTCGAGCTGCGGCGGCGCAACGTGATCCGCCCCGGCGACCCGATGGTCTCGACGAGCCTGGAGCCGCACGACGTCCGATACGGCAGCTACGGCCTCGACCAATGCCTCGACCGGGTCGCGGAGGCCCTGTCCGCGTCCCCTCCCCCGGGGAGGCCGGGCTGGCGCACGGGATCCGGCATGGCCTTGTCGATGATCGACACGATCCCGCCCCGCGGTCATTTCGCGCAAAGCCGCATCGCCCTCGGCGAGCACGGGCGCTACGCCTTGAGCGTCGGCACGGTCGAGTTCGGCAACGGCACCTCGACGGTGCACGGCCAGATCGCCGCGGAAGCGTTGGGCACCACGCCGGACCGGATCGCCCTGCGCCAGGGCGACACCGACGCGGTCGGGCACGATACCGGCGCCTATGGCAGCACCGGCATCGTGGTGGCGGGCCAGGCCACCTTGCGCGCCGCGGACAGCTTGGCCGCGACCTTGCGCGAGCGCGCCGCCGCCCGCCTCGGGGTCGATCCCGCCGCCTGCCGGCTCGACGGCGCGTTCGCCGTCTCGGGCGAGGCGCGGGTGCCGCTCGCCGATCTCGGCCCCGCGGAGGCGGTCGGTCACGCCGACGGCACCCCGCGCTCGGTGGCGTTCAACGTCCAGGGCTTCCAGGTCGCGGTGCATCCGGGGACGGGCGAGGTGCGCATCCTCCGGAGCGTCCACGCGGCGGATGCCGGACGGGTGATGAACCCGGTGCAGTGCCGCGGCCAGATCGAGGGCGGCGTCGCCCAGGCGCTCGGCGCGGCGCTCTACGAGGATCTGCGGGTCGACGGCGAGGGCCGCGTCGCGACCCCGTCCTTCCGCACCTACCACATCCCGGCCATCGCCGACGTGCCCCGCACCGAGGTGATCTTCGCCGACACCCACGACGCGATCGGGCCGCTCGGCGCCAAGTCGATGAGCGAGAGCCCGTTCAACCCTGTGGCGGCGGCGCTCGCCAACGCCATCCGGGACGCGACCGGCGCGCGGCTGACCGCGACGCCCTTCGCCCCCGACCGGATCTACCGACAGATCAGCGACGCGACCCAGAGCGGCGAGGAGGAGCAATGGACCTGA